The following coding sequences are from one Leptolyngbya sp. NIES-3755 window:
- a CDS encoding signal peptidase I (similar to AA sequence:cyanobase_aa:LBDG_22300): MTPESKVETPAVSPSDSTPKWKVWLENFQILVIALILALLVRSYIAEPRFIPSDSMIPTLEIGDRLVVEKISYRLHPPEFGDIIVFDPPTQLQELGYAKDQAFIKRIIGKPGQTIEIKSGKVLVDNQPLQEPYIAEKPIYQMPAVQVPEGSYFVMGDNRNNSNDSHVWGFLPQEFILGRAWFRFYPIDRIGKV, translated from the coding sequence ATGACCCCTGAATCTAAAGTTGAAACTCCCGCTGTTAGTCCCTCAGATTCCACGCCGAAATGGAAAGTTTGGCTGGAGAACTTTCAGATTTTGGTGATTGCGCTGATTTTGGCATTGCTTGTTCGATCGTACATTGCAGAACCGCGCTTCATTCCGTCTGATTCGATGATTCCGACTTTGGAAATTGGCGATCGCTTAGTCGTCGAAAAGATTTCCTATCGTCTCCATCCGCCCGAATTCGGAGACATTATCGTATTTGATCCGCCCACTCAGCTTCAAGAGCTTGGATACGCGAAAGACCAAGCATTTATCAAGCGGATTATTGGCAAACCGGGACAAACGATCGAGATTAAATCCGGTAAAGTTCTCGTAGATAATCAACCGCTGCAAGAACCGTACATTGCTGAAAAACCGATCTATCAAATGCCTGCTGTGCAAGTTCCTGAAGGCAGTTACTTTGTCATGGGCGACAATCGGAATAATAGTAATGACTCTCACGTTTGGGGGTTCTTACCGCAGGAGTTTATCTTAGGTCGGGCTTGGTTTCGGTTTTATCCTATCGATCGAATCGGAAAGGTATAA
- a CDS encoding peptidoglycan binding domain-containing protein (similar to AA sequence:cyanobase_aa:LBDG_22310) — protein sequence MPVTSLADLRENLDGLGYYLGPRGLDGLGNSVNACDREILGAIDCNVTSLRQLANVDGYTRAAILQYQIDSNLAATGNDGPQLRSAIEKTVRILQDNLKKVLNTEIELSGNYRRATYSAVKSYQRSRSLPITGIATITVRRRLNDDARGGSSTPSPTPSPTSELDQLRKLRSDLITLKASLQSRQITDEEFIREVFIRVP from the coding sequence ATGCCAGTAACTTCACTCGCAGATCTCAGGGAAAATCTAGACGGACTCGGCTACTATCTTGGACCGAGAGGACTGGATGGATTAGGAAATAGCGTCAATGCTTGCGATCGCGAAATCTTAGGAGCGATCGATTGTAATGTGACTTCTCTGCGTCAGCTTGCCAACGTTGACGGTTACACTCGTGCTGCAATTCTGCAATATCAAATCGACAGCAATCTGGCAGCGACCGGAAACGATGGACCGCAGTTGAGAAGTGCGATCGAAAAAACCGTTCGCATTCTTCAAGACAATTTGAAGAAAGTATTAAATACCGAAATTGAACTGTCTGGAAATTATCGTCGTGCGACTTACAGCGCGGTCAAATCTTATCAGCGGAGTCGCAGTTTACCAATTACTGGAATCGCTACGATTACGGTTCGTAGGCGATTGAATGATGATGCACGTGGCGGATCTTCAACTCCTTCGCCAACGCCTTCTCCGACTTCTGAATTAGATCAGTTACGGAAGTTGAGAAGTGATCTCATTACGTTGAAAGCAAGTCTTCAAAGTCGGCAAATTACGGACGAAGAATTCATTCGAGAAGTGTTTATTCGAGTGCCTTAA
- a CDS encoding hypothetical protein (hypothetical protein Npun_R5438;~similar to AA sequence:cyanobase_aa:LBDG_19030), translated as MLTAKDLEQFQAQHPEHRMELVNGEIIVMSPSGYESEEVATRMGGKLFSWVDNQRLGRITGSSAGFILPNSDTRAPDVSFVRAERLRESPRGFAELAPDLMVEVKSPTDSVTKLRDKIQQFLELGTQVGILLNPENRTVEIYRQGQNTVVLRDGDTLTIPDLFPGWQVAVEELWSPRFD; from the coding sequence ATGTTGACTGCCAAAGATTTAGAGCAATTTCAAGCGCAACATCCTGAGCATCGGATGGAATTGGTGAATGGAGAAATTATTGTTATGAGTCCATCCGGTTACGAGTCCGAGGAAGTGGCAACTCGGATGGGCGGCAAATTGTTTAGTTGGGTAGACAATCAGCGTTTAGGGCGAATTACCGGATCATCAGCCGGATTTATCTTGCCAAACTCGGATACTCGTGCTCCAGATGTTTCGTTTGTTCGGGCAGAACGCTTACGGGAAAGTCCACGTGGCTTTGCAGAGTTAGCCCCGGATTTAATGGTCGAAGTAAAGTCTCCGACCGATAGCGTGACCAAGCTGAGAGACAAGATTCAACAATTTCTGGAGCTAGGAACCCAAGTGGGTATTCTATTGAATCCTGAAAATCGAACGGTAGAGATTTATCGTCAGGGTCAAAACACAGTCGTTCTTCGAGACGGTGATACTCTTACAATTCCAGATCTCTTTCCCGGTTGGCAGGTTGCAGTCGAAGAACTCTGGTCGCCACGATTCGATTAA
- a CDS encoding ABC transporter ATP-binding protein (similar to AA sequence:cyanobase_aa:LBDG_29280): MPQSTIIRLEEITKVYGIGETIVHALAGVDLTVEQGEYCAIMGASGSGKSTMMNIIGCLDRPTAGRYYLDGEDVAQLDDAALAHIRNRKIGFVFQQFHLLPQLSALENVMLPMVYANVPPSERRDRATEALIRVGLEQRMQNKPTQLSGGQQQRVAIARAIVNRPVLLLADEPTGALDSTTTQEILNIFTELNASGMTVVMVTHEPEVARCTRRVIWFKDGQVLTPYLAPEEVGVATVG; this comes from the coding sequence ATGCCGCAATCTACGATCATTCGATTAGAAGAAATTACTAAAGTCTACGGAATTGGAGAAACGATCGTTCATGCCCTCGCGGGAGTTGATCTCACCGTTGAACAAGGTGAGTACTGCGCGATTATGGGCGCGTCTGGATCAGGTAAATCCACGATGATGAACATTATTGGATGTCTCGATCGACCCACCGCTGGACGCTATTACTTAGATGGCGAAGATGTTGCTCAATTAGACGACGCTGCTTTAGCTCACATTCGGAATCGCAAGATCGGCTTCGTGTTTCAGCAGTTTCATTTATTGCCGCAATTATCCGCGCTTGAAAATGTGATGCTGCCGATGGTGTATGCCAATGTGCCGCCCTCTGAAAGACGCGATCGAGCAACAGAAGCTTTGATCCGAGTCGGACTAGAACAGCGAATGCAGAATAAGCCGACTCAATTATCTGGAGGACAACAGCAGCGGGTCGCCATTGCGAGAGCGATCGTCAATCGTCCAGTTTTGCTTCTAGCCGATGAGCCGACAGGTGCGCTCGATTCCACCACCACTCAGGAAATTCTCAACATTTTCACCGAGTTGAACGCCAGTGGAATGACAGTCGTAATGGTGACGCACGAACCAGAAGTGGCTCGCTGTACTCGTCGCGTGATCTGGTTCAAAGACGGACAAGTTTTGACTCCTTACCTTGCACCTGAAGAAGTTGGAGTTGCGACTGTTGGTTAA